The following are from one region of the Phycisphaeraceae bacterium genome:
- a CDS encoding formylglycine-generating enzyme family protein, giving the protein MSRANSAGFTGSAARSTTSEAAASRSLAGMVWIPGGEFLMGSVGPLSRPDEGPLHAVRVDGFWMDATEVTNAQFRAFVEATGYVTVAERPLDWDELKKQLPEGTPRLPDEDLLPGSLVFTPPDHAVDLRDASRWWSWVPGASWRHPEGPASALDGRDDHPVVHIAFEDAMAYASWAGKRLPTEAEWEFAARGGLSGKMNVWGDDPVDATRANIWEGRFPFENTLNDGFARTAPVRSFPPNGYGLFDMAGNVWEWSADLYHERAYAARAPGGVVVNPTGPDESRDARHRHEPALRAIRGGSFLCNDSYCASYRPSARMSTSPDTALSHLGFRCVVSPDAIDGDGGLAPAPEKPLK; this is encoded by the coding sequence ATGAGCCGGGCGAACTCCGCTGGTTTCACCGGATCTGCTGCGCGTTCTACGACGAGTGAGGCGGCGGCGTCCCGATCGCTCGCCGGGATGGTCTGGATCCCGGGGGGAGAGTTTTTGATGGGCTCGGTCGGTCCGCTCTCGCGCCCCGACGAAGGTCCGTTGCACGCCGTGCGTGTCGACGGGTTCTGGATGGACGCGACCGAGGTGACGAACGCGCAGTTCCGCGCGTTTGTCGAGGCGACCGGGTACGTCACGGTTGCGGAGCGCCCGCTCGACTGGGACGAACTGAAGAAGCAGTTGCCCGAGGGGACGCCCAGACTTCCGGATGAGGACCTGCTGCCGGGTTCGCTGGTCTTTACTCCGCCCGATCACGCGGTGGATCTGCGCGACGCGTCGCGGTGGTGGTCGTGGGTTCCCGGCGCGAGCTGGCGTCACCCCGAGGGGCCAGCGAGCGCGCTCGACGGGCGCGACGACCACCCGGTCGTGCACATCGCGTTCGAGGACGCCATGGCCTACGCGTCGTGGGCTGGCAAGCGCCTGCCGACCGAAGCCGAGTGGGAGTTCGCGGCCAGGGGCGGGCTGTCCGGCAAGATGAACGTGTGGGGCGATGACCCGGTCGACGCGACGCGAGCGAACATCTGGGAGGGGCGATTCCCCTTTGAGAATACCCTGAACGACGGCTTCGCACGCACCGCCCCGGTGCGATCCTTCCCGCCCAACGGCTACGGGCTCTTCGACATGGCCGGGAATGTGTGGGAATGGTCCGCCGACCTGTACCACGAGAGGGCGTACGCGGCGCGCGCGCCTGGCGGCGTCGTCGTGAACCCGACCGGGCCGGATGAGTCACGCGACGCGCGCCACCGGCACGAGCCGGCGCTCCGCGCTATTCGCGGCGGCTCGTTCCTGTGCAACGATTCATACTGCGCGAGCTATCGACCCAGCGCGCGCATGTCCACTTCCCCTGACACGGCGCTCTCGCATCTTGGCTTTCGCTGTGTCGTCTCGCCGGACGCGATCGACGGCGATGGTGGTTTAGCGCCCGCTCCTGAGAAGCCATTGAAGTGA
- a CDS encoding copper-translocating P-type ATPase, whose product MRSHDPAGPGTPERTGGGAVRLDLPIEGMSCASCASRVEKRLASRPGVASASVNLATKVATVNFDPGATDPASLARAVDEIGYRAVLPRQKDSHADHTHGDDTDDHSAHLAVGEAEARELLVRTIVGAALALPVLVIAMSHGRIPAFDAPWANWLQLALTTPVMFWCGWRFFRSAWKGLLRLSANMDTLVAMGTGAAYVYSLAATLWPGFFVRAGAGAHHGAGAPVYFEAAAVIIVLILLGKYLEARATGRTSEAIRRLIGMQARTARVVRDGVESDIPIDRVRVGDRVLVRPGEKIPVDGRVEDGRSAVDESMLTGESVPVEKSPGDEVFGATMNTTGALRVEATRLGEDSALSQIVRLVQEAQGSKAPIARLADKISGVFVPVVMVIALATFVAWWFAAPADARLTMALTTSVSVLIIACPCALGLATPTAIMVGTGRGAQRGVLIRGGEALETAHRISAVVLDKTGTITEGRPALTDVVPAEGFDSDDVLRLAAGAERRSEHPLGAAIVRGAAERGVTVAEPEGFVAAVGLGAEATIEGVSVLVGKASWLEERGIVVTMRSIAESLATHGRTPVFVAIGGREAGVVAVADRVKDSSRDAVTRMHALGLRVVMMTGDNRRTADAVAAQVGVDEVFAEVLPHEKAERVAALRDQGHTVAMVGDGINDAPALVAADVGMALGAGTDVAIEASDITLMRNDLRAVPEAIALSRETMRTIRQNLFWAFAYNAACIPVAAGVLYPLTGWLLSPILASAAMALSSVSVVLNSLRLRGRRAGAGVLS is encoded by the coding sequence ATGCGATCTCACGATCCTGCAGGCCCGGGCACGCCCGAAAGAACCGGCGGCGGCGCGGTGCGGCTCGACCTGCCGATCGAGGGCATGTCGTGCGCCTCGTGCGCGAGCAGGGTGGAGAAACGGCTCGCGTCGCGGCCCGGGGTTGCCTCGGCGAGCGTGAATCTCGCGACGAAGGTGGCGACGGTGAATTTCGACCCGGGCGCGACCGACCCGGCGTCGCTCGCGAGGGCGGTGGACGAGATCGGGTACCGCGCCGTCCTCCCACGCCAGAAGGATTCCCACGCCGATCACACTCACGGTGATGACACTGACGATCACTCGGCGCACCTCGCGGTCGGGGAAGCCGAAGCGAGGGAGCTGCTCGTTCGAACGATCGTCGGCGCGGCGCTCGCGCTCCCCGTGCTCGTGATCGCGATGTCCCACGGGCGCATCCCGGCCTTCGACGCGCCGTGGGCGAACTGGCTGCAACTCGCGCTGACCACTCCGGTGATGTTCTGGTGCGGGTGGCGGTTCTTCCGGTCGGCGTGGAAGGGCCTGCTGCGCTTGTCTGCCAACATGGACACGCTCGTCGCGATGGGCACCGGCGCGGCGTATGTCTACTCGCTCGCGGCCACGCTGTGGCCCGGGTTCTTCGTGCGCGCCGGGGCTGGCGCCCATCACGGCGCCGGCGCGCCGGTGTATTTCGAGGCGGCGGCGGTGATCATCGTGCTGATCCTCCTTGGCAAATACCTGGAGGCCCGCGCGACGGGGCGAACATCTGAGGCGATCCGTCGGCTGATCGGCATGCAGGCGCGCACGGCGCGCGTCGTGCGCGACGGCGTGGAGAGCGACATCCCGATCGACCGGGTGCGTGTGGGCGATCGCGTGCTCGTGCGCCCGGGCGAGAAGATCCCGGTCGATGGGCGAGTCGAGGACGGGCGATCGGCGGTCGACGAATCGATGCTCACCGGCGAAAGCGTCCCGGTCGAGAAGTCGCCGGGCGACGAGGTCTTCGGCGCGACGATGAACACGACGGGCGCGCTGCGCGTCGAGGCCACACGCCTCGGCGAGGACAGCGCGCTCAGCCAGATCGTGCGGCTCGTGCAGGAAGCGCAAGGGAGCAAGGCGCCCATCGCGCGCCTCGCGGACAAGATCAGCGGCGTGTTCGTGCCGGTGGTGATGGTTATCGCTCTGGCGACCTTCGTCGCGTGGTGGTTCGCGGCGCCGGCGGATGCGCGCCTCACGATGGCCCTGACGACGAGCGTCTCGGTGCTGATTATCGCCTGCCCCTGCGCGCTCGGGCTCGCGACGCCGACGGCGATCATGGTCGGCACCGGGCGCGGCGCCCAGCGGGGCGTGCTCATCCGTGGAGGCGAGGCGCTCGAAACCGCGCACCGGATCAGCGCCGTCGTCCTCGACAAAACCGGCACGATCACCGAGGGCAGGCCCGCGCTGACCGATGTCGTGCCTGCGGAGGGGTTCGATTCCGACGACGTGCTGCGCCTCGCCGCGGGCGCCGAGCGTCGCAGCGAACACCCGCTTGGCGCGGCGATCGTGCGCGGCGCGGCCGAGCGTGGCGTGACGGTCGCGGAGCCGGAGGGGTTCGTCGCCGCCGTGGGCCTCGGCGCCGAGGCGACAATCGAGGGCGTCTCTGTGCTCGTGGGCAAGGCGTCGTGGCTGGAGGAACGGGGGATAGTCGTGACGATGCGTTCCATCGCCGAATCGCTGGCGACGCACGGGCGTACGCCGGTGTTCGTCGCGATCGGAGGGCGCGAAGCGGGGGTCGTCGCGGTCGCGGACCGTGTGAAGGACTCGTCGCGCGACGCGGTCACGCGCATGCACGCCCTCGGGCTGCGCGTGGTGATGATGACCGGCGACAATCGGCGCACCGCGGACGCCGTCGCGGCGCAGGTCGGCGTGGACGAGGTCTTCGCCGAGGTGCTGCCCCACGAGAAGGCGGAGCGGGTTGCGGCGCTGCGCGACCAGGGGCACACGGTCGCGATGGTTGGCGACGGCATCAACGACGCGCCGGCGCTGGTCGCGGCGGACGTTGGCATGGCGCTCGGCGCAGGGACCGATGTCGCGATCGAGGCGTCCGACATCACGCTGATGCGCAACGATCTGCGCGCGGTCCCCGAGGCGATCGCGCTCTCGCGGGAGACCATGCGCACGATCCGGCAGAACCTGTTCTGGGCCTTCGCGTACAACGCCGCGTGCATCCCGGTCGCGGCCGGCGTGCTCTACCCACTGACCGGCTGGCTGCTGTCGCCCATACTTGCCAGCGCCGCGATGGCCCTGAGCAGCGTGAGCGTCGTGCTCAACAGTCTGCGACTGCGCGGCCGTCGGGCAGGCGCCGGTGTTCTGAGTTAG
- a CDS encoding EAL domain-containing protein: MNQRTPIDIPQVRMHYQPIVDLNTGEVVGAEALLRFVRADGSLASPTEGGLIERIEDDARALDRLSELILESVARDAIPHFDRHPRFYISVNVPPVTLGAGVIAGIMDRVGLSEYRTRLVAEITERQALTQVGRDALARARAAGIRVAVDDFGTGMSGIGQLMELEFDVLKIDRGQVTPLTTSVTADRLVRALVALAGALRVRLTAEGVETRRQAQFLRAAGVDYGQGWYWSKALPIEGFVDALERGFASHQAWE; this comes from the coding sequence ATGAACCAGCGCACGCCGATCGATATTCCCCAGGTCAGGATGCACTACCAGCCCATCGTGGACCTCAACACGGGCGAGGTGGTCGGCGCCGAGGCGTTGCTGCGCTTCGTCCGGGCCGACGGCTCGCTGGCGTCGCCCACCGAGGGCGGGCTTATCGAGCGCATTGAGGACGACGCGCGCGCGCTCGACCGGTTGTCCGAGTTGATTCTCGAGTCGGTCGCCCGCGACGCGATACCGCACTTCGATCGACACCCGAGGTTTTACATCAGCGTGAACGTGCCGCCGGTGACGCTTGGCGCCGGGGTGATCGCCGGCATCATGGATCGCGTTGGGTTGTCAGAGTATCGAACACGCCTCGTTGCCGAGATCACCGAGCGTCAGGCGCTGACTCAGGTGGGGCGAGACGCGCTGGCCCGTGCGCGTGCGGCGGGGATCCGCGTCGCGGTCGACGACTTCGGGACCGGCATGAGCGGGATCGGGCAACTCATGGAGCTCGAGTTCGATGTTCTGAAGATCGATCGGGGACAGGTCACGCCCCTGACAACGAGCGTGACGGCGGACCGTCTCGTTCGCGCGCTGGTGGCGCTGGCGGGCGCGCTGCGGGTGCGGCTGACCGCCGAGGGCGTGGAGACCCGCAGGCAGGCGCAGTTCCTCCGCGCCGCCGGCGTGGATTACGGGCAGGGCTGGTACTGGAGCAAGGCGCTGCCGATCGAGGGGTTCGTGGACGCGCTGGAACGCGGGTTCGCGTCGCACCAGGCGTGGGAGTGA
- a CDS encoding SpoIIE family protein phosphatase, translating into MIYLGTLTVRDRGSVVEIRDKVLSMHRALGAGEIPATRAATALSEVARRLLLVGPGAPIVVSLVSEGEGAGAEIRFDIGAHGASVDPSGLAAFFDRVSCRTGDDRVAASFRLPALVVDPAILDRVRARLASKSRSQLMEELRETNRQLEQYNESLEATVAARTAELRDANTRLQRDLDAGAEYMLGLIPPPAKGAVSTDWRFIPSTNLGGDSIGYHWIDTGHFAIYLIDVTGHGLDAALLAVTITSILRAGSLTGVDMRRPEQVLFALNNAFQGERHGQKYFTMWYGVYAVATRRLAWSGGGHHPAVLLLPGSREPALLESGGPIVGCVEGMDYDAESLEAPAGSRLLVFSDGVFEILRDGALVWNLRGVLEDLAGRASSDDGVMDDLLSKARTLRGDDRLDDDFSIIEAVFH; encoded by the coding sequence ATGATCTACCTCGGCACACTCACCGTGCGAGATCGGGGATCGGTCGTCGAGATCCGCGACAAGGTCCTTTCGATGCACCGTGCGCTCGGCGCGGGCGAGATCCCCGCGACGCGAGCCGCGACGGCGCTGTCGGAAGTCGCCAGGCGCCTGCTGCTCGTCGGGCCGGGCGCGCCCATCGTGGTCTCGCTCGTGAGCGAGGGCGAGGGCGCTGGCGCAGAGATCAGGTTCGACATCGGCGCGCACGGGGCGTCGGTCGATCCGTCGGGGCTCGCTGCATTCTTCGACCGCGTGTCGTGCCGAACGGGCGATGACCGCGTGGCGGCGTCGTTTCGCCTCCCGGCGCTCGTGGTCGATCCTGCGATTCTGGACCGCGTGCGTGCGCGCCTCGCCAGCAAATCGCGATCGCAGCTGATGGAGGAACTCCGCGAGACGAACCGGCAGCTTGAGCAGTACAACGAGAGTCTCGAGGCGACGGTCGCCGCCAGGACCGCCGAGCTACGAGACGCGAACACGCGCCTGCAGCGAGACCTCGACGCGGGGGCCGAGTACATGCTCGGGCTGATCCCGCCGCCGGCCAAGGGCGCGGTCTCGACGGACTGGCGATTCATCCCCTCGACCAACCTGGGCGGCGACTCGATCGGATACCACTGGATCGACACCGGTCACTTCGCGATCTACCTCATCGATGTCACCGGGCACGGCCTGGACGCGGCGCTCCTCGCGGTCACGATCACAAGCATCCTGCGCGCCGGCTCATTGACCGGCGTCGATATGCGTCGCCCCGAACAGGTTCTGTTCGCCCTGAACAACGCGTTCCAGGGCGAGCGGCACGGCCAGAAGTACTTCACGATGTGGTACGGCGTCTACGCTGTCGCGACGCGCCGTCTCGCGTGGTCGGGTGGCGGGCATCACCCGGCGGTTCTCCTGCTCCCCGGGTCGCGCGAGCCGGCGCTGCTCGAGTCGGGTGGGCCGATCGTCGGCTGCGTCGAGGGGATGGACTACGACGCCGAGTCGCTCGAGGCGCCGGCGGGGTCGCGCCTGCTGGTGTTTAGCGACGGGGTCTTTGAGATCCTGCGCGACGGCGCGCTGGTCTGGAATCTTCGGGGCGTGCTCGAAGACCTCGCGGGGCGGGCGTCCTCGGACGATGGTGTGATGGACGATCTGCTCTCCAAGGCACGCACACTTCGTGGCGACGATCGGCTGGACGATGATTTCTCGATTATCGAAGCGGTCTTCCATTGA
- a CDS encoding SpoIIE family protein phosphatase — protein MNTGAFEIGSAVRSADGHREGGDAVVCRQFDESVMVAVVDVLGHGPDAHEVATRAAELLEAVRLSDPVRVLGLLDAELAGTLGAAVGLATVSRADGAGRFVGVGNTVARIVGRTERSMVSVDGVVGRRHPGVRPVEFVLEPGGLLLMHSDGVTSRFAVDDYPSLRAEDAAVIPRELIRRFGKNHDDAACIALRRMG, from the coding sequence GTGAACACCGGCGCGTTCGAGATCGGCTCGGCGGTGCGGTCCGCCGACGGGCACCGCGAAGGCGGCGACGCTGTGGTGTGCCGACAGTTCGACGAGTCGGTGATGGTCGCGGTCGTCGATGTGCTCGGGCACGGCCCCGATGCCCACGAGGTCGCGACCCGCGCCGCCGAGCTGCTCGAAGCGGTGAGACTCTCCGACCCTGTAAGGGTTCTGGGTCTGCTCGACGCCGAACTCGCGGGAACCCTCGGGGCGGCGGTCGGCCTGGCGACGGTTTCGCGCGCCGACGGCGCTGGGCGTTTCGTCGGCGTGGGCAACACGGTCGCCAGGATCGTGGGGCGCACGGAGCGTTCGATGGTCTCGGTCGACGGCGTGGTGGGGCGGCGTCACCCGGGCGTGCGCCCTGTGGAGTTCGTGCTGGAGCCGGGCGGGTTGCTCCTGATGCACAGCGACGGTGTCACCTCGCGATTCGCGGTCGACGACTACCCGAGTCTCCGGGCCGAAGACGCGGCGGTGATCCCCCGGGAGCTGATCCGTCGTTTTGGCAAGAATCACGACGACGCCGCCTGCATCGCGCTGAGGCGGATGGGATGA
- a CDS encoding anti-sigma regulatory factor, with amino-acid sequence MPVHTEPDATRAIMQTRRSAAAVGFDPVRVSMLATVASELVRNILKYAGSGVLLIREVREGGRVGLELVASDKGPGIADIEEALRDHVSTSGTLGLGMPGVRRMSDEMLVESVVGEGTTVTVRVWAK; translated from the coding sequence GTGCCAGTGCATACCGAGCCAGACGCGACGAGGGCGATCATGCAGACGCGCCGCTCGGCCGCGGCGGTCGGCTTCGACCCGGTGCGCGTCTCGATGCTCGCGACGGTCGCATCCGAGCTCGTTCGGAATATCCTCAAGTACGCTGGCTCGGGCGTTCTGCTGATCCGCGAGGTGCGCGAGGGCGGGCGCGTCGGGCTGGAGCTGGTCGCCAGCGATAAGGGGCCCGGCATCGCAGACATCGAGGAGGCGCTGCGCGATCACGTCAGCACGTCCGGCACGCTCGGGCTCGGGATGCCGGGCGTTCGGCGCATGTCAGACGAGATGCTGGTCGAATCGGTCGTCGGCGAGGGCACCACCGTCACGGTGAGGGTCTGGGCGAAGTGA
- a CDS encoding STAS domain-containing protein, translating to MPSGWKDIPRVPIQRLRGRLVASVQIELSDETLRRFQADLLEEVRASRADAVVLDLSGVQVLDSTDFESALRTLRMSRAMGALPVIVGIRPGIAASLVEFGIESGDVHTFSNLERAIEWLDHRSGAGIG from the coding sequence GTGCCGAGCGGATGGAAGGACATCCCGCGCGTGCCGATCCAGCGCCTTCGGGGCCGTCTGGTCGCGTCAGTCCAGATCGAGCTCAGCGACGAGACGCTGCGCCGGTTCCAGGCGGACCTGCTCGAGGAAGTCCGCGCGTCACGCGCCGATGCCGTGGTGCTCGATCTCTCCGGCGTGCAGGTGCTGGATTCCACGGACTTCGAGTCCGCCCTGCGCACGCTGCGGATGTCGCGGGCGATGGGCGCGCTGCCGGTGATCGTGGGGATCCGGCCCGGCATCGCCGCGTCGCTCGTCGAGTTCGGCATCGAGTCCGGCGATGTTCACACCTTCTCCAACCTCGAACGCGCGATCGAGTGGCTCGATCATCGCAGCGGCGCCGGGATCGGGTGA
- a CDS encoding STAS domain-containing protein, translating into MELRATSVESLVTNYRLNTSDLDRIREHGVTMVPRLDEFIERLYVWMRTQPEFDQFFSSPRKLASVQDLQCEYWRQFFAGRVDDAYVAHREQVGEAHARIGLPLPAYFATMHVSLDLLACEMPETPVTQPTYESLLKLCHFDTAIVVDTFSRRTSAIIRDQHEAMLEMSTPVTEVWEDVLMLPIVGMIDSRRAQDIMAAVLSKIGDTHARSLILDISGVAVMDTAVANHLIKISKASRLMGSTCIISGISPAIAQTMIELGINVGDVRTTATLRDALTTALRDAGVELKQR; encoded by the coding sequence ATGGAACTGCGAGCCACAAGCGTCGAGTCGCTGGTCACGAACTATCGGCTGAACACGTCCGATCTCGATCGCATCCGCGAGCACGGGGTGACCATGGTTCCGCGGCTCGACGAGTTCATCGAGCGTTTGTATGTATGGATGCGCACGCAGCCGGAGTTCGACCAGTTCTTCTCGAGCCCGCGCAAGCTCGCGTCGGTGCAGGACCTTCAGTGCGAGTACTGGAGGCAGTTCTTCGCCGGTCGCGTGGACGACGCATACGTCGCGCACCGGGAGCAGGTCGGCGAGGCGCACGCGAGGATCGGGCTGCCGCTGCCGGCCTATTTCGCGACGATGCACGTCTCCCTCGATCTGCTGGCCTGCGAGATGCCCGAAACCCCGGTCACGCAGCCGACCTACGAGAGTCTCCTGAAGCTGTGTCACTTCGACACCGCGATCGTCGTGGACACCTTCTCGAGACGGACGAGCGCCATCATCCGCGACCAGCACGAGGCGATGCTGGAGATGTCCACCCCGGTGACCGAGGTGTGGGAAGACGTGCTGATGCTGCCGATCGTCGGCATGATCGACTCGCGCCGCGCGCAGGACATCATGGCCGCGGTGCTCAGCAAGATCGGCGACACGCACGCGCGGTCCTTGATTCTGGACATCAGCGGCGTGGCGGTGATGGACACCGCGGTCGCCAACCACCTCATCAAGATCTCGAAGGCGTCGCGCCTGATGGGGTCGACGTGCATCATCTCCGGCATCTCGCCCGCGATCGCGCAGACGATGATCGAGCTGGGCATCAACGTGGGCGATGTGCGCACCACCGCGACGCTGCGCGACGCGCTCACGACCGCGCTCCGCGACGCGGGCGTGGAACTCAAGCAGAGGTGA
- a CDS encoding FAD-dependent oxidoreductase yields MASARRTDGPGPADRDSDVLIVGAGVVGLAAAIDLAGRGLSVTVVDRATTGSGASFGNAGWLTPSLASPLAQPGSTRKALKWMLDPESPFYIKPSLDPALLRWLLVFLRSSSRERYERGVRAMVELCLWSVDAWEREASESGESFGFERAGLLMLLESEKSADGARAHAAFTEGSGVAWEWWDQARVRAEEPIIRGETVGGIFFPGDAHCEPHLAVRRLRARAESLGVRVVEHSEVTGFDTRGGSLEAARVGESRICAKEFVIASGAWAGRLGATLGLRIPMRAAKGYSVVLPKGAIHPRRSIYLADRKVAVTPHAQGLRLAGTLELVGLDASINRRRVDAIVRGAGAMLSVVDPIPELRPWAGLRPCLADGMPAIGRAPGFGNLWLAIGHQMTGLKCAPGTAQLLGDLMTGASPAFDPGLFDPARCCRPARV; encoded by the coding sequence ATGGCGTCAGCGCGTCGAACCGATGGCCCGGGTCCTGCCGATCGCGACAGCGATGTCCTCATCGTCGGCGCTGGCGTGGTGGGTCTGGCGGCCGCGATCGACCTGGCGGGACGCGGCCTGTCGGTGACGGTGGTCGATCGCGCGACGACCGGGAGCGGCGCGTCGTTCGGGAACGCCGGCTGGCTGACGCCCTCGCTCGCGTCGCCCCTCGCGCAGCCGGGCAGCACACGCAAGGCGCTCAAATGGATGCTCGACCCGGAGAGCCCCTTCTACATCAAGCCCTCTCTCGATCCTGCGCTCCTGCGATGGCTGCTGGTCTTCCTGCGATCGAGTTCGCGTGAGCGCTACGAGCGCGGCGTCCGCGCCATGGTCGAGCTCTGCCTCTGGAGCGTCGACGCGTGGGAGCGAGAGGCGAGCGAGTCGGGCGAGAGTTTCGGTTTCGAACGCGCCGGACTGCTCATGCTTCTTGAAAGCGAGAAGAGCGCCGACGGCGCGCGCGCGCACGCGGCGTTTACCGAAGGGTCGGGCGTCGCGTGGGAATGGTGGGATCAGGCCCGCGTGCGCGCCGAAGAGCCGATCATCCGAGGCGAGACGGTCGGAGGGATCTTCTTCCCGGGCGATGCGCACTGCGAGCCGCACCTGGCGGTCAGGCGCCTTCGGGCGCGCGCCGAGTCTCTGGGCGTTCGCGTGGTGGAGCACTCGGAGGTAACCGGTTTCGACACGCGAGGGGGATCGCTGGAGGCGGCTCGCGTCGGCGAGAGCCGGATCTGCGCGAAAGAGTTCGTGATCGCCTCTGGCGCGTGGGCAGGGCGGTTGGGCGCGACGCTTGGGCTGCGCATCCCGATGCGCGCGGCGAAGGGGTATTCGGTGGTTCTCCCCAAGGGAGCGATCCACCCACGGCGATCGATCTATCTCGCGGACAGAAAGGTCGCCGTCACGCCGCACGCGCAGGGCCTGCGTCTCGCCGGGACGCTGGAGCTGGTCGGGCTCGACGCGTCGATCAACCGGCGTCGCGTGGACGCGATCGTGCGAGGCGCCGGCGCGATGCTGTCGGTCGTCGACCCGATCCCGGAGCTGCGTCCCTGGGCCGGGCTGCGTCCGTGCCTGGCCGACGGCATGCCGGCGATCGGACGGGCGCCGGGGTTCGGCAACCTCTGGCTGGCGATCGGGCACCAGATGACCGGGCTGAAGTGCGCTCCCGGTACGGCGCAGCTGCTGGGGGACCTGATGACGGGAGCGTCCCCGGCGTTCGACCCGGGGCTCTTCGACCCGGCGCGCTGCTGTCGCCCGGCGAGGGTGTAG
- a CDS encoding threonine/serine exporter family protein — MTPEPPKHEPADLLEFLYRLAQAYLACGEQTAQVELLLRRIASSYGARRARVVCFPTAIFISFHIDEKEHVTIAEGPLQALRLDQMADVYALGAEAQRGVIALRDGMQELTAILRKPARFGTLGTVFGHTILTVGVAIVLNPALLTVGVAAILGVVVGALKLLMRDRPVFSVPLPVVGAVVVSSIVFQSVKMGLPVDPLHVLVPPLVTFLPGAMLTFGMIELAYGDMVSGASRLITGFVQLVLLVFGILAGAALVGMRHDTMPEAAVQLASIPWLPWVGAVIFGVGVSLHFSAPKRSLPWMLLVVLLAFSAQRLSAPLVGNQFSGFFGTLVATPLGYLIQLRFKGPPPMVTFLPSFWLLVPGALSLLSVKQMISDTTSGVDGLISATFVFASIALGTLFGASVYKWLTERKGMWQLQIGRVGRRPDAPGKKK; from the coding sequence ATGACGCCCGAACCACCCAAGCACGAGCCCGCCGACCTGCTCGAGTTCCTCTACCGGCTCGCCCAGGCGTACCTCGCCTGCGGCGAGCAAACGGCGCAGGTCGAGCTGCTCCTCCGGCGCATCGCGTCGTCCTACGGCGCCCGGCGCGCGAGGGTCGTCTGCTTCCCGACCGCGATCTTCATCTCGTTCCACATCGACGAGAAAGAGCATGTCACCATCGCCGAGGGCCCGCTCCAGGCGCTCCGGCTCGACCAGATGGCCGACGTCTATGCGCTCGGCGCCGAAGCCCAGCGCGGCGTCATCGCGCTGCGCGACGGCATGCAGGAGCTGACCGCCATCCTGCGCAAACCGGCCCGGTTCGGCACGCTGGGGACGGTGTTCGGGCACACCATCCTCACGGTGGGCGTCGCGATCGTGCTCAACCCGGCGCTGCTCACGGTCGGCGTCGCGGCGATCCTCGGCGTGGTCGTCGGAGCGCTGAAACTTCTGATGCGCGACAGGCCGGTGTTCTCCGTGCCTTTGCCCGTGGTCGGCGCCGTCGTCGTGTCCTCGATCGTGTTCCAGAGCGTCAAGATGGGCCTGCCGGTCGACCCGCTGCACGTGCTCGTACCGCCGCTGGTCACGTTCCTGCCCGGCGCGATGCTCACCTTCGGGATGATCGAGCTGGCCTACGGCGACATGGTGAGCGGCGCGAGCCGGCTCATCACCGGGTTCGTGCAGCTGGTGCTGCTGGTCTTCGGGATTCTCGCCGGCGCCGCCCTCGTGGGGATGCGCCACGACACGATGCCAGAGGCCGCCGTTCAGCTCGCGAGCATCCCCTGGCTTCCCTGGGTCGGCGCGGTGATCTTCGGCGTCGGTGTTTCGCTGCACTTCTCGGCGCCGAAGCGGTCGCTCCCGTGGATGCTGCTGGTGGTGCTGCTGGCGTTCAGCGCGCAGCGCCTGTCGGCGCCCCTCGTGGGGAACCAGTTCAGCGGGTTCTTCGGCACGCTGGTCGCAACTCCTCTGGGCTACCTGATCCAGCTCCGGTTCAAGGGCCCGCCCCCGATGGTGACCTTCCTGCCGAGCTTCTGGCTGCTGGTGCCGGGCGCCCTGAGCCTGCTGAGCGTGAAGCAGATGATCAGCGACACGACCTCGGGCGTCGACGGGCTGATCTCGGCGACCTTCGTCTTCGCGTCGATCGCGCTGGGCACGCTGTTCGGCGCGTCGGTCTACAAGTGGCTCACCGAGCGCAAGGGGATGTGGCAGCTTCAGATCGGTCGCGTCGGGCGTCGCCCCGACGCGCCGGGGAAGAAGAAGTAA